A portion of the Fulvia fulva chromosome 1, complete sequence genome contains these proteins:
- a CDS encoding putative glutaminase, translating into MRAGAVVAAAAGLLSFSSASTLTPPVLPLIVRNPYLSTWLANARDEPWSKWPMHWTGQSVGLSILASVPETSNVYPLLGRPHDGLDRDSNHYTVAFPQYLGAQYDASTTNLTYAIPSYKTANGSVEIVLSFLSPITPTSTLRQSIPASYLSVHVKGNFNVDIYVDVNGQWVSGNRGSRIEWDLHDSEKKLKTWRIKRSNEELFTEWNDRAEWGSLHFTGPADIHHECGVSNLLRQRFSRTGSLQNAVDDSYRSIMDEEPVFAFSKSFNLSGGCTDEYVEDSVLFTIAHIQDPVTQFASARGLTMMRPLWKSYFFTNDALTSFHYHDYKHAFTLAADYSAKVAKDAYASGSDSYKDIVELSARQVLGGTVFSGTPDNPILFLKEISSDGNCQTIDVIFPAFPFFLYTNPKWLAYMLEPLLEHMLSGQYPNDYAMHDLGASFPNVTGHPDGRDEYMPVEECGDMLIMGLALVNSLKYDSQEQAQSPWSALGKPKDVASIEASDSVSPFSLPAVLETREGIYGLDDQWGGVASKHQAEKWVSRTYSLWKQWTGYLVEFSLYPENQLCTDDFAGWLPLMTNLALKGIVGIKAMSELAELVGEKEDAKHYRNISESYIKTWEKEGIAHDGGRAKLAYNWQGSWTTIYSLYADALLCFHPSLNASSSDLDMHRAGTQEPLMPHSKDASNFIPDHIYTTQSRWYEVAMQKYGLPLDSRHFYTKSDWEFQAAAVSSKKVRAQILDRVAKWLNETSTDRPFTDLYKTEDDGGYPGPNFFARPVIGSHFAFLTLERACGGKGSQAFMYES; encoded by the exons ATGCGCGCTGGCGCTGTCGTGGCAGCGGCAGCAGGTCTGCTCAGCTTTAGTAGCGCTTCGACGCTGACGCCTCCAGTGCTGCCGCTCATTGTACGCAATCCGTACCTCTCCACGTGGCTGGCCAACGCGAGAGATGAGCCGTGGTCGAAATGGCCAATGCACTGGACTGGACAATCG GTCGGCTTGAGCATTCTTGCTTCAGTTCCAGAGACCTCCAACGTCTATCCACTCCTGGGAAGACCGCACGATGGCTTGGACCGTGACAGCAATCATTATACCGTCGCCTTCCCGCAGTACCTAGGAGCTCAATACGATGCCTCCACGACCAATCTCACCTACGCCATTCCCTCGTACAAGACAGCAAACGGCAGCGTCGAGATCGTGCTGTCTTTCCTCTCACCGATCACGCCCACTTCGACTCTGCGGCAGTCGATTCCGGCCAGCTACTTGAGTGTTCATGTGAAGGGCAATTTCAATGTAGATATCTATGTTGACGTAAATGGCCAGTGGGTCAGCGGCAATCGCGGATCCAGAATTGAATGGGACCTGCATGACAGTGAGAAGAAGCTGAAAACCTGGAGAATCAAGCGGAGTAATGAGGAGCTCTTCACAGAGTGGAACGATCGCGCCGAATGGGGCTCTCTGCACTTTACAGGGCCTGCAGACATCCACCATGAGTGTGGTGTTTCGAATCTGTTGCGACAACGCTTCTCGAGGACTGGGTCTCTGCAGAATGCGGTTGACGACTCGTATCGAAGCATCATGGACGAGGAGCCTGTGTTTGCGTTCAGTAAATCGTTCAACTTGAGCGGTGGATGCACTGATGAGTATGTCGAAGACAGCGTGCTCTTCACAATTGCCCATATCCAGGACCCAGTCACGCAATTCGCCTCGGCACGCGGTCTTACCATGATGAGGCCATTGTGGAAGTCGTACTTCTTCACAAACGATGCTCTGACCTCGTTCCACTACCACGACTACAAGCATGCCTTTACACTTGCAGCTGACTACTCGGCGAAGGTAGCAAAAGATGCTTACGCCAGCGGTAGCGACAGCTACAAGGACATTGTCGAGCTCAGCGCGAGGCAAGTTCTGGGCGGGACTGTCTTCAGCGGAACTCCGGACAACCCGATCCTCTTCCTGAAGGAGATCAGCAGTGACGGCAACTGTCAGACCATCGATGTCATCTTCCCTGCCTTCCCCTTCTTCCTCTACACCAACCCGAAATGGCTCGCGTATATGCTTGAGCCACTGCTTGAGCACATGCTCAGTGGCCAGTACCCGAACGATTACGCGATGCACGATTTAGGCGCGTCCTTCCCGAATGTGACGGGACACCCAGATGGAAGAGATGAATACATGCCGGTGGAGGAGTGTGGAGATATGTTGATTATGGGACTGGCTCTGGTGAACAGTCTCAAGTACGACTCGCAAGAGCAGGCACAGTCTCCATGGAGCGCTTTGGGCAAGCCGAAAGATGTCGCCAGCATCGAAGCCTCCGATAGTGTCAGTCCGTTCTCTCTGCCGGCAGTCCTTGAGACCCGAGAAGGCATCTATGGTCTCGATGATCAGTGGGGTGGAGTCGCCTCCAAGCATCAAGCGGAGAAATGGGTGTCTCGGACCTACAGCCTTTGGAAGCAATGGACAGGATACCTAGTAGAGTTTTCCTTATACCCAGAGAACCAGCTCTGCACCGACGACTTCGCCGGTTGGCTGCCGCTCATGACGAACCTCGCACTGAAGGGCATCGTCGGTATCAAGGCTATGAGCGAGCTTGCTGAGCTGGTAGGCGAGAAGGAAGACGCCAAGCACTACCGCAACATTAGCGAGTCTTACATCAAGACTTGGGAGAAGGAGGGCATCGCGCATGATGGTGGCCGAGCCAAGCTAGCATACAACTGGCAAGGCAGCTGGACGACCATCTACTCCCTCTACGCAGACGCTCTGCTGTGCTTCCACCCGTCACTGAACGCATCCTCAAGCGATCTTGACATGCACAGGGCTGGCACCCAGGAGCCCCTGATGCCACACAGCAAAGACGCCAGCAACTTCATCCCAGACCACATCTACACAACGCAGTCTCGTTGGTATGAGGTGGCCATGCAGAAGTACGGACTTCCACTAGACAGTCGGCACTTCTACACCAAGAGCGACTGGGAATTCCAGGCTGCTGCCGTGTCCAGCAAAAAAGTGCGAGCTCAGATCCTGGATCGGGTCGCGAAGTGGTTGAATGAGACGAGTACTGATCGGCCATTTACTGATCTCTATAAGACGGAGGATGATGGCGGATATCCAGGGCCGAACTTCTTTGCTAGGCCGGTCATTGGTAGTCACTTTGCTTTCTTGACGCTTGAGAGGGCTTGTGGTGGGAAGGGGAGCCAGGCTTTCATGTATGAGTCGTAA
- a CDS encoding High-affinity nicotinic acid transporter, with translation MNTSRRFQQRHDEEQQTLIGGERNATQPANDDSTLLNRRTVRKLDTILLPFLALLFLLNSLDKSNIGNAETAGFTHDTGLSRNDVNTSMAVFFFVFVLLQPLGAALGRKFGMRRYVPICMSIWGLTTILHVFVSERWHLIVLRVMLAVLEAGFYPTTVSYMSLFYTKYEFAFRLGFFYGMSAVSGMLGGVLSWAVFSHFEGHGDGGGNTPELPPTRRHEDRPEGLKSWEILFLIEGCMTMAVALVGFFWLPKSADTAWFFTREERDHAEQRMLVDTLAISEPQKSNEDSPSSASRYGEEDDRERPMPVQGEGTGDGDHERLLGGNNLHEILRRTVSGVSGHPITEDSGLTKQDILSAIFNYKIWHLLFVNILSAIPATAFGVLLPILVKELSPSLNLSPAASNLLSAPPFAFGAVALFVFTIWSDRSRKRLTPVLWGLALLLIGLMMTILSPLSNYWLRYFSLCVLLSGSYIASPLTVAWLTNNTPEPGKRAILLGINGWGNLAGCFMSVLFTPEGEETGYFRSFLILLICVLISFAGFVLFRAILIRENRYRDNVLRSWSDEEKEREELVGDIPAPDNFGQRLARKLGLLALAKRAGSDEARKGDEKLTYRYSL, from the coding sequence ATGAACACCTCTCGCCGATTTCAGCAGCGACATGATGAGGAGCAGCAGACATTGATCGGAGGAGAACGAAATGCCACACAACCCGCGAACGACGACAGCACCCTCCTCAACCGCCGCACCGTCCGCAAACTCGACACCATCCTCCTCCCCTTCCTCGCCCTCCTCTTCCTCCTCAACAGCCTCGACAAATCCAACATCGGCAACGCCGAAACCGCCGGCTTCACCCACGACACAGGCCTCTCCCGCAACGATGTCAACACCTCCATGGCCGTCTTCTTCTTCGTCTTCGTGCTACTCCAGCCCCTCGGCGCCGCTTTAGGCCGCAAATTCGGGATGCGAAGATATGTGCCCATCTGCATGAGCATCTGGGGCCTGACGACAATTCTGCATGTCTTTGTGAGTGAGCGGTGGCATTTGATTGTGTTGCGGGTCATGCTGGCGGTGCTGGAGGCGGGGTTTTATCCTACGACTGTGAGCTATATGAGTTTGTTTTATACGAAGTATGAGTTTGCGTTTAGGTTGGGGTTCTTTTATGGGATGAGTGCGGTGTCGGGGATGTTGGGGGGTGTGCTGAGTTGGGCGGTTTTCTCGCATTTTGAGGGGCATGGGGATGGTGGTGGGAATACGCCGGAGCTGCCGCCTACGAGGAGGCATGAGGATAGACCGGAGGGGTTGAAGAGCTGGGAGATTTTGTTCTTGATTGAGGGCTGTATGACGATGGCGGTGGCGTTGGTGGGATTCTTTTGGTTGCCAAAGTCTGCGGATACTGCGTGGTTCTTCACGAGAGAGGAGCGGGATCATGCAGAGCAGCGTATGCTGGTTGATACACTTGCCATAAGTGAGCCGCAGAAGTCGAATGAGGATAGTCCTTCGAGTGCGAGCAGATATGGCGAGGAAGATGACCGAGAGCGACCGATGCCTGTCCAAGGAGAAGGCACGGGAGATGGTGATCACGAACGATTGCTAGGTGGAAACAATCTACATGAAATTCTACGAAGAACAGTTTCCGGTGTATCTGGTCATCCTATAACAGAGGATTCCGGTCTGACCAAGCAAGACATCTTGTCCGCTATCTTCAACTACAAGATCTGGCACCTGCTATTCGTCAACATCCTAAGCGCCATACCTGCGACCGCATTCGGCGTACTCTTGCCAATACTGGTCAAAGAGCTCTCTCCATCTCTGAACCTATCCCCAGCAGCATCGAATCTGCTGTCTGCACCACCCTTCGCGTTCGGTGCTGTCGCACTCTTCGTGTTCACCATCTGGTCAGATCGCAGCCGGAAGCGGTTGACACCAGTTCTGTGGGGCCTCGCTCTGCTTCTCATCGGGTTGATGATGACCATACTATCGCCGTTGAGCAACTACTGGCTACGCTACTTCTCGCTTTGTGTGCTACTCTCTGGCTCATACATAGCCTCGCCGCTCACTGTGGCCTGGCTGACAAACAACACACCGGAGCCTGGGAAGCGCGCAATTCTACTCGGCATCAACGGCTGGGGCAATCTGGCAGGCTGCTTTATGTCAGTGCTCTTCACGCCGGAAGGCGAGGAGACTGGATACTTCAGATCATTCCTAATCCTGCTGATCTGCGTCCTGATCTCGTTTGCCGGCTTTGTCCTGTTCCGCGCCATCCTGATCAGGGAGAATCGGTACCGAGACAATGTCCTGCGCAGCTGGAGCGACGAGGAGAAAGAGCGTGAAGAGCTGGTGGGAGACATTCCTGCACCTGACAATTTTGGCCAACGTCTGGCGCGAAAGTTGGGCTTGTTGGCGCTTGCGAAGAGAGCTGGATCGGACGAGGCGAGGAAAGGAGATGAGAAGCTGACTTATAGATATAGCCTATGA
- a CDS encoding 2-oxoglutarate-dependent dioxygenase tropC — MIVRLTITEIPTINISPYLDPTSSPSAKAQVVAQVKEACTEYGFLQVKGHGIPLEPQRQILECCKTFFDLPIEQKEALSLKNSPSRHGYERIKEQVLDKTALPDDKEGFYIGAEETHEKGFRRGPNQWPPTIASQDFREPVTTYYTPMLHLARSLLEILVLGLDGDFAATNPFDPTDSGGETVEEHLRLEGRYWAELHNRYV; from the exons ATGATCGTGAGGTTAA CCATCACCGAAATTCCAACAATCAACATATCTCCCTACCTCGACCCAACATCATCCCCTTCAGCAAAAGCTCAAGTCGTCGCACAAGTCAAGGAAGCCTGCACAGAATATGGTTTTCTGCAAGTAAAAGGCCACGGCATACCTCTAGAACCCCAACGCCAGATCCTCGAATGCTGCAAGACTTTCTTCGATCTGCCCATTGAGCAGAAGGAAGCTCTCTCGTTGAAGAACAGTCCCTCCCGCCACGGCTACGAACGCATCAAAGAGCAAGTCTTGGATAAGACTGCTTTGCCTGACGACAAAGAA GGCTTCTACATCGGTGCCGAAGAAACTCACGAAAAAGGGTTCCGCCGCGGCCCAAACCAATGGCCTCCCACCATCGCATCCCAAGACTTCCGCGAGCCCGTCACAACCTACTACACCCCCATGCTACACCTCGCACGAAGTCTTCTCGAAATACTCGTCCTCGGTCTCGACGGTGACTTTGCGGCGACGAATCCTTTCGACCCGACTGACAGTGGTGGGGAGACGGTCGAGGAACAT CTACGGCTTGAGGGGAGGTACTGGGCAGAGTTGCACAATCGATACGTGTAG
- a CDS encoding carboxylate methylbutanoyltransferase: MVNQKAQDAVQQSLDSVTGDKSTGVAGLVFVAVNKDGEQIAAAASGKKGLGANRAPMDLDTVFWIASCTKILATIACMQAVEQGILALDDHKQVYKLCPELEKVQVLQEDGTLVDKKKEITLRMLLSHTAGFGYEFFNPKLRDFGRPVGFDVFHADIKDILRMPLVNQPGETWEYGINIDWAGIVLERATGQGLNDWMQEKIMQPLGIKNVNMLPTEEMKKNLAYMHQRWPGGAEAEERDHMYREPIIANTDDAKKRIFHSGGAGAYAKPTEYIQVLAALLNDGKSPTTGAQILKAETVKEMFENQIPQHPDFARQGIPAAKPDQTNPAPELYPQEGNPPQGWGLSFMITQEPGATGRGRNTAWWAGIANLFWWCDREKGVAGMIASQVMPFGDMSVMGQWGACEAAVYQSLGA; this comes from the exons ATGGTCAACCAAAAAGCCCAAGATGCCGTACAGCAGAGTCTGGACTCTGTAACAGGCGACAAATCCACCGGCGTCGCCGGCCTCGTCTTCGTAGCCGTCAACAAGGATGGCGAGCAAAtcgccgccgccgcctctgGCAAGAAAGGTCTAGGCGCCAACCGCGCGCCCATGGACCTCGACACCGTCTTCTGGATTGCCTCGTGTACGAAGATTCTCGCGACGATTGCGTGCATGCAAGCCGTCGAGCAGGGAATTCTGGCGTTGGATGATCACAAGCAGGTTTATAAGCTGTGTCCCGAGTTGGAGAAGGTGCAGGTTCTGCAGGAGGATGGGACTTTGGTGGATAAGAAGAAGGAGATTACGTTGAGGATGTTGCTGAGCCATACTGCTGGGTTTGGGTATGAGTT TTTCAACCCCAAGCTCCGCGACTTCGGCCGTCCGGTCGGGTTTGACGTCTTTCACGCCGACATCAAGGACATTCTCCGCATGCCCCTGGTCAACCAACCTGGCGAGACCTGGGAGTACGGCATCAACATCGACTGGGCCGGTATTGTCCTCGAACGTGCGACTGGTCAAGGCCTCAACGACTGGATGCAGGAGAAGATCATGCAACCTCTGGGTATCAAGAATGTTAACATGTTGCCCACCGAGGAGATGAAGAAGAACTTGGCCTATATGCACCAGCGATGGCCCGGAGGCGCTGAGGCCGAGGAGAGGGACCATATGTACCGTGAACCAATTATTGCCAACACGGACGATGCGAAGAAGAGGATTTTCCACA GTGGTGGTGCCGGCGCATATGCAAAGCCAACCGAATACATCCAAGTTCTCGCCGCTCTGTTGAACGACGGCAAGAGTCCAACCACCGGCGCGCAGATCCTCAAGGCAGAGACCGTCAAGGAAATGTTCGAGAACCAG ATCCCGCAACATCCAGACTTTGCACGACAGGGCATTCCAGCGGCCAAGCCAGACCAGACGAATCCAGCTCCAGAGCTGTACCCGCAAGAGGGAAATCCTCCA CAAGGCTGGGGTCTCAGTTTCATGATCACGCAGGAACCGGGCGCCACGGGCCGCGGTCGTAACACAGCGTGGTGGGCAG GTATCGCGAACCTCTTTTGGTGGTGCGACCGGGAGAAGGGTGTTGCA GGAATGATTGCTTCGCAAGTCATGCCGTTTGGCGATATGAGTGTGATGGGTCAATGG GGTGCTTGTGAGGCCGCCGTGTATCAGTCCTTGGGTGCTTGA
- a CDS encoding 3-phytase A produces MMEIISQKLLRGGGGYKYERLDRQTEPAIFTREVFVLSIVMVSALLAGVVLLTGVSAQSSYGSGSGSSGCDSVQNGYQCSPEISRFWGQYSPFFSVESSIPDVTPPRCSITFAQVLSRHGARDPTASKTKLYNATIQKIDANVQSYPGKYAFLKDYQYTLGADQLTTFGQQEMVNSGIKYYQRYEQLASRLTPFVRSSSEARVVESAQNFTQGFHSAKVGDYKKDSAYPYPILSISEAEGSNNTLNHDLCDTFEDGPDDSIASNAQKTWMNVFVPAIQSRLNSNLKGANLTQTEVIYMMDLCPFNTVASPTAAISPFCALFTEQEWHQYNYYETLNKYYGYSYGNPLGPTQGVGFTNELIARMTNSAVKDETSTNHTLDDSPATFPLGRALYADFSHDNDMTAIFSAIGLYNGTAPFSNTSITEAQNANGYSAAWTVPFGARAYFEKMQCAGSREEYVRIIVNDRVQPLKQCGGDALGRCTLSKFIDSLGFAKTNGHWDQCFI; encoded by the exons ATGATGGAGATCATTTCGCAGAAGCTGCTGAGAGGCGGCGGGGGGTATAAGTATGAAAGGCTCGACCGTCAGACGGAGCCTGCGATCTTCACGAGGGAGGTCTTCGTCTTGAGTATCGTTATGGTTTCTGCTTTGTTGGCTGGAGTTGTACTCCTTACTGG AGTATCTGCCCAATCCTCATACGGCTCTGGATCTGGATCCTCCGGCTGTGACAGCGTTCAGAATGGATACCAATGCTCGCCAGAGATCTCCCGCTTCTGGGGTCAATACAGCCCATTCTTCAGCGTGGAGTCCTCCATCCCAGATGTGACTCCACCACGATGCAGCATAACTTTCGCTCAAGTCCTGTCTCGTCACGGAGCCCGTGATCCCACGGCATCGAAGACGAAGCTTTACAATGCCACGATCCAGAAGATTGATGCCAACGTTCAGTCGTACCCTGGAAAGTATGCGTTCCTCAAGGACTACCAGTACACCCTCGGAGCAGACCAGCTCACCACATTCGGTCAGCAGGAGATGGTCAACTCGGGTATCAAGTACTACCAGCGCTATGAGCAGCTTGCCAGCCGCTTGACGCCTTTCGTGAGATCATCTTCCGAGGCTCGCGTTGTTGAGTCCGCGCAGAATTTCACTCAAGGCTTTCATAGTGCTAAGGTTGGGGACTACAAGAAGGACTCTGCATATCCTTACCCAATTCTGTCCATCTCTGAAGCTGAGGGCTCCAACAATACTCTCAATCACGATCTCTGCGACACTTTCGAAGACGGCCCAGACGACTCGATCGCGTCAAATGCTCAAAAGACGTGGATGAACGTCTTTGTACCTGCCATCCAGTCCCGTCTGAACTCCAATCTCAAGGGCGCCAATCTGACGCAGACTGAAGTCATCTACATGATGGACCTTTGCCCATTCAACACAGTAGCCTCCCCCACGGCGGCCATCTCTCCTTTCTGCGCCTTATTCACTGAGCAAGAATGGCACCAATACAACTACTACGAGACTTTGAACAAGTACTACGGCTACAGCTACGGCAACCCTCTCGGCCCTACACAAGGTGTCGGCTTCACGAACGAGCTGATAGCCAGAATGACGAACTCTGCAGTCAAGGATGAGACTTCGACCAACCACACTCTGGACGACAGCCCAGCCACCTTCCCTCTAGGTCGTGCTCTGTACGCCGACTTCAGCCATGACAATGACATGACTGCCATCTTCTCGGCGATTGGGCTATACAATGGCACTGCGCCGTTTTCGAACACTAGTATCACCGAAGCTCAGAACGCAAATGGATACAGCGCAGCTTGGACAGTTCCCTTCGGAGCAAGAGCATACTTCGAGAAAATGCAATGTGCCGGATCTCGCGAGGAGTACGTTCGTATCATCGTCAACGACCGTGTTCAACCTCTCAAGCAATGTGGTGGCGACGCACTGGGACGTTGCACGCTGAGCAAGTTCATCGACAGTCTCGGCTTTGCAAAGACGAATGGACACTGGGATCAATGttttatatag